Proteins from one Aureimonas sp. SA4125 genomic window:
- a CDS encoding SGNH family hydrolase produces MTPRHEETIWLRALARSVTIVLLAVAVIVTGLPGVGEVRAQERPRSILDMLFGGPAVRQPQRAEPPPRRIRREPAPRRQKSTSTRKSGKTKARTTASAPAAAPAVVAKSETARSVLVVGDFLAGTLAAGLEKALAKRPDLKVIDASKGSSGLVRADHYDWPGSLPSLIDKEKPAMVVVMLGSNDRQPIESGSMTLAVRSPEWAASYEQRALALASAVGSKEVPLLWVGMPAFRLNNMTADMAFLNEVYRKAATSVSGEFVDIWDGFVDADGAFSYSGPDIAGQQARLRNEDGITMTDAGRDKLAFFAENPVQRILGTDGSAPAVSEAPSRPVAVANPATATSAPLLALTDPSLDGGDVLLGGVPTADRATVASPRDRLVTAGLPGAKTPGRADDFAWNPKSPAVAPIKTADPVLFRGSVDLGSVMGPKPLVPLSPMPTLADAIIEDWAKGKDSAPSAQPDAVPEAGPREPTVAGAASAVAPAITQPTAPAAPAGGPAR; encoded by the coding sequence ATGACGCCACGCCACGAAGAGACGATCTGGCTGCGCGCTTTGGCGCGGTCGGTCACGATCGTGCTTCTGGCCGTGGCGGTCATCGTCACCGGCCTGCCCGGCGTCGGCGAAGTTCGTGCGCAGGAGCGGCCGCGCAGCATTCTCGACATGCTGTTCGGCGGTCCGGCGGTCCGGCAACCCCAGCGTGCGGAACCGCCGCCCCGCCGCATCCGCCGCGAGCCCGCACCACGGCGGCAGAAGTCCACCAGCACACGCAAGTCCGGCAAGACTAAAGCGCGGACCACCGCTTCCGCTCCGGCCGCCGCGCCCGCGGTCGTCGCGAAAAGCGAGACGGCGCGCTCCGTCCTCGTCGTCGGTGACTTCCTGGCGGGAACGCTGGCCGCCGGCCTCGAAAAGGCCCTGGCGAAAAGGCCGGATCTCAAGGTCATCGACGCCAGCAAGGGCTCCTCCGGGCTCGTGCGCGCCGATCACTACGACTGGCCGGGAAGCCTGCCCTCGCTGATCGACAAGGAAAAGCCGGCCATGGTCGTGGTCATGCTGGGATCCAACGATCGCCAGCCGATCGAGAGCGGCAGCATGACACTGGCCGTGCGGTCGCCGGAATGGGCAGCGAGCTACGAACAGCGCGCCCTGGCGCTCGCGTCGGCAGTCGGTTCGAAGGAGGTCCCGCTGCTCTGGGTCGGCATGCCGGCTTTCCGGTTGAACAACATGACGGCGGACATGGCTTTTCTGAACGAGGTCTATCGCAAGGCGGCGACGTCCGTCAGTGGCGAGTTCGTCGACATCTGGGACGGTTTCGTCGATGCCGATGGCGCGTTCAGCTATTCCGGTCCCGACATTGCCGGGCAGCAAGCGCGCCTGCGCAACGAGGACGGGATCACCATGACCGATGCCGGCCGCGACAAACTCGCCTTCTTCGCCGAGAATCCGGTCCAGCGCATTCTCGGAACCGATGGTTCGGCCCCGGCCGTGTCCGAGGCACCGTCACGCCCCGTCGCGGTCGCCAATCCGGCGACCGCGACGTCCGCGCCCCTCCTCGCCCTGACGGATCCCTCGCTCGACGGTGGGGACGTGCTCCTCGGTGGCGTTCCCACGGCGGACCGTGCCACCGTCGCCTCGCCGCGTGACCGGCTTGTGACCGCGGGGCTGCCCGGCGCCAAGACACCCGGACGAGCCGACGATTTCGCCTGGAATCCGAAAAGTCCGGCCGTGGCACCCATCAAGACAGCCGATCCCGTGCTCTTTCGCGGCTCGGTCGACCTCGGTTCGGTGATGGGGCCGAAGCCCCTCGTGCCGCTATCGCCCATGCCGACTCTCGCCGATGCGATCATCGAGGATTGGGCCAAGGGCAAGGACAGCGCGCCCTCGGCGCAGCCCGATGCCGTGCCGGAGGCTGGCCCCAGGGAACCCACCGTCGCCGGCGCGGCGAGCGCGGTCGCGCCGGCAATCACCCAGCCGACTGCGCCGGCGGCGCCGGCCGGCGGACCGGCACGGTAG
- a CDS encoding low specificity L-threonine aldolase, whose protein sequence is MIFASDNWSGAHPAINASIAEHGTGMAAAYGSSPLDKAVEQRFNEIFERDVAVFFVGTGTAANSLAFAAVNRPGGVVMCHREAHVVEDECGAPEFFTHGARMAPIDGADGLIDPVNLKRELMRFNPDFVHAGQPMAVTVSQPGEAGTIYPTETLDRIAAIAHEHNLSLHMDGARFANALVATGLSPAEMTWKRGVDILSFGATKNGCWCAEAVVFFDPEKARQFPYIRKRGAQLFSKTRFVAAQFMAYFEDELWLKNAAQANVMADGLRAALEASPHAHQAWPTHSNEVFAIFEKATAAALRDKGAVFYDWNPPHSSHDLVGEGEMLARLVTSWSTTDADVAEFAALIA, encoded by the coding sequence ATGATCTTCGCTTCCGACAACTGGTCCGGGGCCCATCCGGCCATCAACGCATCGATCGCCGAACATGGCACCGGAATGGCCGCCGCCTATGGTTCGAGCCCGCTCGACAAGGCGGTGGAACAGCGCTTCAACGAGATCTTCGAGCGCGACGTCGCCGTCTTCTTCGTCGGCACCGGCACTGCGGCAAATTCGCTCGCCTTTGCTGCCGTCAACCGGCCGGGCGGCGTCGTCATGTGCCACCGCGAAGCGCATGTCGTCGAGGACGAGTGCGGCGCGCCGGAATTCTTCACCCATGGCGCGCGCATGGCGCCGATCGACGGGGCGGACGGCCTGATCGACCCGGTGAACCTCAAGCGCGAGCTGATGCGGTTCAACCCCGACTTCGTCCATGCGGGACAGCCGATGGCCGTCACCGTCAGCCAGCCCGGCGAGGCCGGCACGATCTATCCGACCGAGACCCTCGACCGGATCGCGGCCATCGCGCACGAGCACAATCTGTCGCTGCACATGGACGGCGCGCGCTTTGCCAATGCGCTGGTCGCGACGGGCCTGTCTCCTGCCGAGATGACCTGGAAGCGCGGCGTCGACATCCTGTCCTTCGGGGCGACGAAGAACGGCTGCTGGTGCGCCGAGGCCGTGGTCTTCTTCGATCCGGAGAAGGCCAGGCAGTTCCCTTACATCCGCAAGCGCGGCGCGCAGCTCTTTTCCAAGACGCGCTTCGTCGCGGCGCAGTTCATGGCCTATTTCGAGGACGAGCTGTGGCTGAAGAATGCCGCCCAGGCCAATGTCATGGCCGACGGCCTGCGCGCGGCGCTGGAAGCGAGCCCGCACGCCCACCAGGCCTGGCCGACGCACAGCAACGAGGTCTTCGCCATCTTCGAAAAGGCCACGGCGGCAGCGCTGCGCGACAAGGGAGCGGTGTTCTACGACTGGAACCCGCCGCACTCCTCGCACGACCTCGTCGGCGAGGGCGAGATGCTGGCGCGCCTTGTCACCAGCTGGTCGACGACGGATGCCGACGTCGCCGAGTTCGCCGCCCTCATCGCCTGA
- the gltB gene encoding glutamate synthase large subunit — protein sequence MTTETGITAVGQRIKELSAVTPAVKPRTLPEKIGLYDPRNEHDACGVGFIAHMKNHKSHSIVEKGLQILANLTHRGAVGADPLMGDGAGMLVQIPHVFFAAELATAGVTLPEGGHYGVGHVFMPRDAELRAHLEAMFEAIVVEEGQTVLGWRDVPVDNASLSKAPEIAATEPVHRQIFIGRAAALASDDEFERKLYIIRKVVSNRAYAEGHGKDVGFYVVSLSARTVVYKGMFLAYQLGAYYKDLTDPRFESALALVHQRFSTNTFPSWRLAHPYRMVAHNGEINTLRGNVNWMAARQASVDSELFGNDISKLWPISYEGQSDTACFDNALEFLTEGGYPLAHAMMMLIPEAWSGNKQMPSAQKAFYEYHAALMEPWDGPAAVAFTDGRQIGATLDRNGLRPARYVVTDDDLIIMASEAGTLEIPEERIVKKWRLQPGRMLLIDLEKGRIVSDDEIKREVATGHPYKEWLRHTQLILEDLKPVAPRASRADVSLLDRQQTFGYSIEDTRTLMAPMATTGQEAIGSMGTDTPISAMSSRSKMLYTYFKQNFAQVTNPAIDPIREELVMSLVSFIGPRPNIFDLEGSSRRKRLEVRQPILTNGDLEKIRTIGHTEDRFDTKTIDTTYPAEQGAAGMLGAVDRLCERAEAAVVGGYNIIVLSDRQVGPDRIPIPALLACAAVHHHLIRKGLRTASGLVIESGEPREVHHFACLAGYGAEAINPYLAFDTLLDMHRRKEFPPEVEEDELVSRYIKSVGKGLLKVMSKMGISTYQSYCGAQIFDAVGLKSDFVARYFTGTATTIEGVGLEEIARETYERHLLAFSDDPVLARSLAVGGEYVYRMRGEAHMWSPDAVATLQHAVRGNSWEKFQEYSKLVDESAVDASAIRGLFTISMAEDVGLAPVPLDEVEPAADIVKRFCTGAMSFGSISREAHTTLAIAMNQIGGKSNTGEGGEEPDRFQKLPDGSANPERSAIKQVASGRFGVTTEYLVNADMLQIKVSQGAKPGEGGQLPGHKVDATIAKTRFSTPGVGLISPPPHHDIYSIEDLAQLIYDLKNVNPEADISVKLVSEVGVGTVAAGVAKARADHIIVAGYDGGTGASPLTSIKHAGSPWEMGLAETQQTLVMNGLRSRVCLQVDGGLKTGRDVIIGALLGADEFGFSTAPLIAAGCIMMRKCHLNTCPVGVATQDPVLRKRFKGQPEHVINFFFYVAEEVRVLMAAMGVRHLSELIGQSDRLDKRGLIDHWKAKGLDFSNIFHKPEGAEEELRWTERQKHPIDDVLDRKLIAEAMPALESRQKVVIETGITNVDRSAGAMLSGEVAKRFGLKGLPDDTISVKLTGTAGQSFGAFLARGISFDLVGDGNDYVGKGLSGGRIVVRPRENTRIVPEESIIIGNTVLYGAISGECYFRGVAGERFAVRNSGAIAVVEGVGDHGCEYMTGGVVVILGHTGRNFAAGMSGGIAYVFDEDGNFAERCNMAMVELEPVPEEDDLLEKLHHHGGDLQHMGRVNVSSDMTGHDDERLYQLILNHHHYTGSGRAKRMLDEWETFRPKFVKVMPVEYRRALQDMERMRMGIAAE from the coding sequence ATGACGACAGAAACCGGGATCACGGCCGTCGGCCAGCGGATCAAAGAGCTTTCCGCGGTCACCCCTGCCGTCAAGCCGCGTACCCTGCCGGAAAAGATCGGTCTCTACGATCCCCGGAACGAGCACGATGCCTGCGGCGTCGGCTTCATCGCGCACATGAAAAACCACAAGTCCCACTCGATCGTCGAGAAGGGCCTGCAGATCCTGGCCAACCTCACCCATCGCGGCGCCGTCGGCGCCGATCCGCTGATGGGCGACGGCGCCGGCATGCTGGTGCAGATTCCGCACGTCTTCTTTGCCGCCGAGCTTGCCACCGCGGGCGTCACGCTGCCGGAGGGCGGCCATTACGGCGTCGGGCACGTCTTCATGCCGCGCGACGCCGAGCTGCGGGCGCATCTGGAAGCCATGTTCGAGGCGATCGTCGTCGAGGAGGGGCAGACCGTCCTCGGCTGGCGCGACGTCCCGGTCGACAACGCGTCGCTGTCGAAGGCGCCGGAGATCGCCGCGACCGAGCCGGTGCACCGACAGATCTTCATCGGCAGGGCCGCCGCTCTCGCCAGCGACGACGAGTTCGAGCGCAAGCTCTACATCATTCGCAAGGTCGTCTCGAATCGCGCCTATGCGGAAGGCCATGGCAAGGATGTCGGCTTCTACGTCGTCTCGCTGTCGGCGCGCACCGTCGTCTACAAGGGCATGTTCCTCGCCTACCAGCTTGGCGCCTACTACAAGGACCTCACGGACCCGCGGTTCGAGAGCGCGCTCGCGCTCGTCCACCAGCGCTTTTCGACGAACACCTTCCCGTCCTGGCGGCTCGCCCACCCCTACCGCATGGTCGCCCACAACGGCGAGATCAACACCCTGCGCGGCAACGTCAACTGGATGGCGGCGCGCCAGGCCTCGGTCGATTCCGAACTCTTCGGCAACGACATTTCCAAGCTCTGGCCGATCTCCTACGAGGGCCAGTCGGACACCGCCTGCTTCGACAACGCGCTCGAGTTCCTGACCGAGGGCGGCTATCCGCTCGCCCACGCCATGATGATGCTGATCCCCGAGGCCTGGTCCGGCAACAAGCAGATGCCGTCGGCGCAGAAGGCGTTCTACGAGTATCATGCGGCGCTGATGGAGCCCTGGGACGGGCCGGCAGCCGTCGCCTTCACGGACGGTCGCCAGATCGGCGCCACGCTCGACCGCAACGGCCTGCGCCCGGCGCGCTACGTCGTCACCGACGACGACCTGATCATCATGGCCTCGGAAGCCGGCACGCTGGAAATCCCCGAGGAGCGGATCGTCAAGAAGTGGCGGCTGCAGCCGGGCCGCATGCTTTTGATCGATCTCGAAAAGGGCCGCATCGTCTCCGACGACGAGATCAAGCGCGAAGTCGCGACCGGCCATCCCTACAAGGAGTGGCTGCGCCATACCCAGCTGATCCTCGAAGACCTGAAGCCCGTGGCGCCGCGCGCCTCGCGCGCCGACGTGTCGCTGCTCGACCGCCAGCAGACCTTCGGCTACTCGATCGAGGACACGCGAACGCTGATGGCGCCGATGGCGACCACCGGCCAGGAGGCGATCGGCTCGATGGGCACGGACACGCCGATCTCGGCGATGTCGTCGCGCTCGAAGATGCTCTACACCTACTTCAAGCAGAACTTCGCGCAGGTGACGAACCCGGCGATCGACCCGATCCGCGAGGAGCTGGTGATGAGCCTCGTCTCCTTCATCGGTCCGCGGCCCAACATCTTCGATCTGGAAGGCTCCTCGCGCCGCAAGCGGCTGGAGGTGCGCCAGCCGATCCTGACCAATGGCGATCTGGAAAAGATCCGCACCATCGGCCATACCGAGGATCGTTTCGACACCAAGACGATCGACACGACCTATCCGGCCGAACAGGGGGCTGCGGGCATGCTCGGCGCCGTCGATCGCCTGTGCGAACGGGCCGAGGCCGCCGTCGTCGGCGGCTACAACATCATCGTCCTGTCGGATCGCCAGGTCGGGCCCGACCGCATCCCCATCCCGGCGCTGCTCGCCTGCGCCGCCGTGCACCATCACCTGATCCGCAAGGGCCTGCGGACCGCGTCCGGACTCGTCATCGAGTCGGGCGAGCCGCGCGAAGTGCATCACTTCGCCTGTCTGGCCGGCTACGGCGCCGAGGCGATCAACCCCTATCTCGCCTTCGACACGCTGCTCGACATGCACCGCCGCAAGGAATTTCCGCCGGAGGTGGAGGAAGACGAACTCGTCTCGCGCTACATCAAGTCGGTCGGCAAGGGCCTGTTGAAGGTCATGTCGAAGATGGGCATTTCGACCTACCAGTCCTATTGCGGCGCGCAGATCTTCGACGCCGTCGGCCTGAAGTCGGATTTTGTCGCGCGCTACTTCACCGGCACGGCGACGACCATCGAGGGTGTCGGCCTGGAAGAGATCGCGCGCGAGACCTATGAGCGCCATTTGCTGGCCTTCTCCGACGATCCGGTGCTCGCCCGCTCGCTCGCCGTCGGCGGCGAATATGTCTACCGCATGCGCGGCGAGGCGCACATGTGGTCGCCCGATGCCGTGGCGACGCTGCAGCACGCCGTTCGCGGCAACTCCTGGGAGAAGTTCCAGGAATATTCCAAGCTCGTCGACGAAAGCGCCGTGGATGCCTCGGCGATCCGCGGTCTCTTCACCATCAGCATGGCCGAGGACGTCGGTCTTGCGCCGGTGCCGCTCGACGAGGTCGAGCCGGCAGCCGACATCGTCAAGCGCTTCTGCACGGGCGCGATGAGCTTTGGTTCGATCTCGCGCGAGGCGCATACCACTCTCGCCATCGCCATGAACCAGATCGGCGGCAAGTCGAACACCGGCGAGGGCGGCGAGGAGCCCGACCGCTTCCAGAAGCTGCCGGACGGCTCGGCCAACCCGGAACGCTCGGCGATCAAGCAGGTCGCCTCCGGTCGCTTCGGTGTGACGACGGAATATCTCGTCAATGCCGACATGCTGCAGATCAAGGTTTCGCAGGGCGCCAAGCCCGGCGAGGGCGGGCAGTTGCCCGGCCACAAGGTCGACGCGACCATCGCCAAGACCCGCTTCTCGACGCCCGGCGTCGGCCTGATCTCGCCGCCGCCGCATCACGACATCTATTCGATCGAGGATCTGGCGCAGCTCATCTACGATCTGAAGAACGTCAACCCGGAAGCCGACATCTCGGTCAAGCTGGTGTCGGAGGTCGGCGTCGGCACGGTCGCGGCGGGCGTCGCGAAGGCGCGGGCCGACCACATCATCGTCGCCGGCTATGACGGCGGCACCGGCGCCTCGCCGCTCACCTCGATCAAGCATGCCGGCTCCCCCTGGGAGATGGGTCTGGCCGAGACGCAGCAGACGCTGGTGATGAACGGCTTGCGCTCCAGAGTCTGCCTGCAGGTCGACGGCGGCCTGAAGACCGGCCGCGACGTCATCATCGGCGCACTGCTCGGCGCCGACGAGTTCGGCTTCTCGACGGCGCCGCTCATCGCGGCCGGCTGCATCATGATGCGCAAGTGCCACCTCAACACCTGCCCGGTCGGCGTCGCGACGCAGGACCCGGTCCTGCGCAAGCGCTTCAAGGGCCAGCCCGAGCACGTCATCAACTTCTTCTTCTACGTCGCGGAAGAGGTGCGCGTGCTGATGGCGGCCATGGGCGTCAGGCACCTGTCGGAGTTGATCGGTCAGTCCGACCGCCTGGACAAGCGCGGCCTCATCGACCACTGGAAGGCGAAGGGTCTCGACTTCTCCAACATCTTCCACAAGCCGGAAGGTGCGGAGGAAGAGCTGCGCTGGACCGAGCGCCAGAAGCACCCAATCGACGACGTGCTCGACCGCAAGCTCATCGCTGAGGCGATGCCGGCGCTGGAGTCGCGCCAGAAGGTCGTCATCGAGACCGGCATCACGAATGTCGATCGTTCCGCCGGCGCCATGCTGTCGGGCGAGGTCGCCAAGCGTTTCGGGCTGAAAGGCCTGCCGGACGACACGATCAGCGTGAAGCTCACCGGCACCGCCGGCCAGAGCTTTGGCGCCTTCCTGGCCCGCGGCATCTCCTTCGATCTCGTCGGCGACGGCAACGACTATGTCGGCAAGGGCCTGTCGGGCGGGCGTATCGTCGTGCGGCCGCGTGAGAACACGCGCATCGTGCCGGAGGAGTCGATCATCATCGGCAACACCGTGCTCTACGGCGCCATCTCCGGCGAGTGCTATTTCCGCGGCGTCGCTGGCGAACGCTTCGCCGTACGCAACTCCGGCGCGATCGCGGTGGTCGAGGGCGTCGGCGATCACGGCTGCGAATACATGACCGGCGGCGTCGTCGTCATTCTCGGCCATACCGGGCGGAACTTCGCGGCCGGCATGTCCGGCGGCATCGCCTATGTCTTCGACGAGGACGGCAATTTCGCCGAGCGCTGCAACATGGCCATGGTCGAGCTCGAGCCGGTGCCGGAGGAGGACGATCTCCTGGAAAAGCTGCACCATCACGGCGGCGACCTGCAGCACATGGGCCGCGTCAACGTCTCCTCCGACATGACCGGGCACGACGACGAGCGGCTCTACCAGCTGATCCTGAACCACCATCACTACACCGGTTCGGGACGGGCGAAGCGCATGCTCGACGAGTGGGAGACTTTCCGGCCGAAGTTCGTGAAAGTGATGCCGGTCGAGTATCGGCGTGCGCTGCAGGACATGGAGCGCATGCGCATGGGCATCGCGGCGGAGTAG
- a CDS encoding lytic murein transglycosylase, which produces MTAATKPPFARLAGLALAAVLGLGSIPSAAADAGFRRWIEEFEATAVKSGVSRQVYRAAFAGVDEPDPVVIDKARFQPEFRDTVWDYLDNRVNEESVAEGQAQRVQLKPWLDRIEKRFGVDRDILLAIWSMETNYGRILSREDVVKPLPRSLATLAYLDKKRAKFARSQLIAALKIVQKGDVSIKGLTGSWAGAMGHTQFIPTSYLAYAADMDGNGHADIWTAVPDALATAANLLRKNGWQTGKTWGYEVAAPAKLASLKGSKTIAEWAKLGVRRANGRDFPSGSERANLMMPAGPNGPAFLMTKNFFVLKAYNNADKYALAVGHLGDQIGGTGPLVQDWPRGYVPLSMVERAELQEHLTRHGLYDGKIDGKIGSGSKGAIMSYQRSVGVDADGNASKALLDIMRRK; this is translated from the coding sequence ATGACCGCAGCGACCAAGCCCCCCTTCGCCCGTCTCGCCGGCCTCGCTTTGGCCGCCGTGCTTGGCCTCGGCTCGATCCCCTCGGCCGCTGCCGATGCGGGCTTTCGCCGCTGGATCGAGGAGTTCGAGGCGACGGCCGTCAAGAGCGGCGTCAGCCGGCAGGTCTACCGTGCCGCCTTCGCCGGCGTCGACGAACCCGACCCGGTGGTGATCGACAAGGCGCGCTTCCAGCCGGAATTCCGCGACACGGTCTGGGACTATCTCGACAACCGCGTCAACGAGGAGAGCGTCGCCGAGGGCCAGGCGCAGCGGGTGCAGCTGAAGCCGTGGCTTGACCGGATCGAAAAGCGCTTCGGCGTCGACCGCGACATCCTTCTCGCCATCTGGTCCATGGAGACGAACTACGGCAGGATCCTTTCCCGCGAGGACGTCGTGAAGCCGCTGCCGCGGTCGTTGGCAACGCTTGCCTATCTCGACAAGAAACGCGCGAAGTTCGCCCGGTCCCAGCTGATCGCCGCGCTGAAGATCGTCCAGAAGGGTGACGTTTCCATCAAGGGGCTGACCGGCTCCTGGGCCGGCGCCATGGGCCACACCCAGTTCATCCCGACGAGCTACCTCGCCTATGCCGCCGACATGGACGGCAACGGCCATGCCGACATCTGGACAGCGGTTCCGGACGCCCTGGCCACGGCCGCCAACCTCTTGCGCAAGAATGGCTGGCAGACCGGCAAGACCTGGGGTTACGAGGTCGCCGCGCCCGCCAAGCTCGCCAGCCTGAAGGGTTCGAAGACCATAGCGGAGTGGGCCAAGCTCGGCGTGCGCCGCGCCAATGGCAGGGATTTCCCGTCCGGTTCGGAACGCGCCAATCTGATGATGCCGGCAGGGCCCAATGGTCCCGCCTTCCTGATGACCAAGAACTTCTTCGTCCTCAAGGCCTACAACAACGCCGACAAGTACGCGCTCGCCGTCGGCCATCTCGGCGACCAGATCGGCGGCACCGGTCCGCTGGTACAGGACTGGCCGCGCGGCTATGTCCCGCTCTCGATGGTGGAGCGTGCCGAGCTCCAGGAGCATCTGACGCGGCATGGCCTCTATGACGGCAAGATCGACGGCAAGATCGGCTCCGGGTCGAAGGGCGCGATCATGTCGTATCAGCGCAGCGTCGGGGTCGATGCCGACGGCAATGCCTCGAAGGCGCTGCTCGATATCATGCGCAGGAAATAG
- the galU gene encoding UTP--glucose-1-phosphate uridylyltransferase GalU: MRKIRKAVFPVAGLGTRFLPATKSIPKEMLTVVDRPVIQYVVDEARQAGIEHLIFVTGRNKGVIEDYFDIQVELVGTLTERGKQAELDLLESLQPRPGASSFTRQQAPLGLGHAVWCARELVGSEPFALLLPDMIMQAERGCLARMVELYEETGGNVISVEECQPSETNKYGIVGRGPDVGTGFRVEGMVEKPAPADAPSNFYISGRYILQPEIFDILATQEKGAGNEIQLTDGMLKLAQMQDFFGYHFTGRTFDCGSKEGFIEANVAFALWRSDIRDKVMGNLQELLDTVEPAGRHRAAE, encoded by the coding sequence ATGCGCAAAATCCGCAAGGCAGTTTTTCCGGTGGCGGGTCTCGGCACCCGTTTTCTGCCGGCCACGAAGTCGATCCCCAAGGAGATGCTGACGGTCGTCGACCGGCCGGTGATCCAGTATGTCGTCGACGAGGCGCGGCAGGCCGGCATCGAGCACCTGATCTTCGTCACCGGCCGCAACAAGGGCGTCATCGAGGACTATTTCGACATCCAGGTCGAGCTCGTCGGCACGCTGACCGAGCGCGGCAAGCAGGCCGAACTGGATCTGCTGGAGTCGCTGCAGCCGCGCCCGGGCGCTTCGAGCTTCACCCGCCAGCAGGCGCCGCTCGGCCTTGGCCATGCCGTCTGGTGCGCCCGCGAACTGGTCGGATCCGAGCCTTTCGCGCTGCTTCTTCCGGATATGATCATGCAGGCCGAGCGCGGCTGCCTCGCACGGATGGTCGAGCTCTACGAGGAGACCGGCGGCAACGTCATCTCGGTCGAAGAGTGCCAGCCGTCCGAGACCAACAAGTATGGCATCGTCGGCCGTGGCCCGGACGTCGGCACCGGCTTTCGGGTCGAGGGCATGGTCGAGAAGCCGGCCCCGGCCGACGCGCCGTCGAACTTCTACATCTCGGGCCGCTACATCCTGCAGCCGGAGATCTTCGACATCCTGGCCACACAGGAGAAGGGCGCCGGCAACGAGATCCAGCTCACCGACGGCATGCTGAAGCTGGCGCAGATGCAGGACTTCTTCGGCTATCACTTCACGGGGCGGACCTTCGACTGCGGCTCGAAGGAGGGCTTCATCGAAGCCAACGTCGCCTTCGCCCTGTGGCGGTCCGATATCCGCGACAAGGTCATGGGCAATCTGCAGGAACTCCTCGACACCGTCGAGCCGGCAGGACGGCATAGGGCCGCGGAATAG
- a CDS encoding glutamate synthase subunit beta: protein MGKVTGFLEIDRQTQKYQPASDRIRHFREFTLPMSEEEVGKQAARCMDCGIPYCHGPTGCPVHNQIPDWNDLVYSGDWEGAIRNLHSTNNFPEFTGRICPAPCEEACTLNLEDAPVTIKTIEQAIADKAYKLGLVRPQPASAKSGKTVAIIGSGPAGMAAAQQLGRAGHDVHVFERESRPGGLLRYGIPDFKMEKHWIDKRIEQMKGEGVTFHCGVDVGAGMPLSELLASHDAVLYCGGAERPRDAGIPHGGLSGVYDAMPYLVQQNRRVGGEAIDSVGWSSQEIWAGGKHVVVVGGGDTASDCVGTAFRQGAVKVTQLDIRPQPPKTENKLEVWPYWATKMRTSSSQAEGAIREFQVATLEFTGEDGHLIGVKCAEVDAARKPIAGSEFVIKADLAFIAIGFAGPMERGLMAELGTSLATTKDRRGNVAVTADETSYRTSVDKLYAAGDVRRGQSLVVWAIREGRQAARAIDLDLMGATTLPS from the coding sequence ATGGGCAAGGTGACGGGTTTTCTCGAGATCGACCGGCAGACGCAGAAATACCAGCCGGCCTCCGACCGCATCCGGCATTTCCGCGAGTTCACGCTGCCGATGTCCGAGGAGGAGGTCGGCAAGCAGGCGGCGCGCTGCATGGACTGCGGCATCCCCTATTGCCACGGCCCGACCGGCTGTCCGGTGCACAACCAGATCCCGGACTGGAATGACCTCGTCTATTCCGGCGACTGGGAAGGAGCGATCCGCAACCTCCACTCGACGAACAATTTTCCCGAGTTCACCGGGCGCATCTGCCCCGCGCCCTGCGAGGAAGCCTGCACGCTGAACCTTGAGGACGCCCCGGTCACGATCAAGACGATCGAGCAGGCGATCGCCGACAAGGCCTACAAGCTCGGCCTCGTCCGCCCGCAGCCGGCGAGCGCGAAGTCCGGCAAGACGGTCGCGATCATCGGCTCGGGCCCCGCCGGCATGGCGGCGGCGCAGCAACTCGGCCGCGCCGGTCACGACGTGCATGTCTTCGAGCGCGAATCGCGCCCGGGCGGCCTGCTGCGCTATGGCATTCCCGACTTCAAGATGGAGAAGCACTGGATCGACAAGCGCATCGAGCAGATGAAGGGGGAGGGCGTCACCTTCCATTGCGGCGTCGACGTCGGCGCCGGCATGCCGCTGTCCGAGCTACTGGCGTCACACGACGCCGTGCTCTACTGCGGCGGTGCCGAACGGCCGCGCGATGCCGGCATTCCGCACGGCGGCCTCTCCGGCGTCTACGATGCCATGCCCTATCTCGTGCAGCAGAACCGCCGCGTCGGCGGCGAGGCGATCGACAGCGTCGGCTGGAGCTCGCAGGAGATCTGGGCCGGCGGCAAGCATGTCGTGGTCGTCGGCGGCGGCGATACGGCGTCCGATTGCGTCGGCACCGCTTTCCGCCAGGGAGCCGTGAAGGTCACGCAGCTCGACATCCGGCCGCAGCCGCCGAAGACCGAGAACAAGCTCGAGGTCTGGCCCTATTGGGCGACGAAGATGCGCACCTCCTCCAGCCAGGCCGAAGGCGCGATCCGCGAGTTCCAGGTGGCGACGCTCGAATTCACCGGCGAGGACGGGCATCTGATCGGCGTGAAATGCGCCGAGGTCGATGCCGCCCGCAAGCCCATTGCGGGCAGCGAGTTCGTGATCAAGGCCGATCTCGCCTTCATCGCCATCGGTTTTGCCGGGCCGATGGAGCGGGGTCTGATGGCGGAACTCGGGACAAGCCTTGCGACCACGAAGGACCGTCGCGGCAATGTCGCCGTCACGGCAGACGAGACGTCCTACCGCACCTCGGTGGACAAGCTCTATGCCGCAGGCGACGTGCGCCGCGGCCAGTCGCTGGTGGTCTGGGCGATCCGCGAGGGTCGGCAGGCGGCGCGGGCGATCGATCTCGACCTGATGGGCGCAACGACCCTGCCGAGCTGA